A window of bacterium contains these coding sequences:
- a CDS encoding acetyl ornithine aminotransferase family protein — protein sequence MKKLNIPGPKAKEVLIDDEKFISPYGRPSYKAVIEKGKGVWVWDVDGNKLLDFSSGIAVCSTGHCHPEVVRAIEEQAETLLHISETDFYCAINVTLAKKLSQITPGKFDKRIFFSNSGAESIEAAMKLARWSTKRQMFLAFYSSFHGRTYGAMSLTSSKKTQREGFGPLVPGVVHVHYPYCYRCPFNLKYPECDFSCIKYIEDEVLKRVAPPHDVAAMFVEPIQGEGGYIVPPDGYLKKLKALLEKHGILYVDDEVQAGIGRTGKMFAIEHWGIIPDIICSAKALASGMPIGVTISKREIMDWPKGAHASTFGGNPVSCAAALATLKLMEDSLVENARVMGEYFMTELKKLEKQHRMIGDVRGKGLMLACELVRDRTTKEKAIEETDKVLEKCFEYGLMVLSCGENTIRFIPPLIVTKEEIDIALDIFSTVLKEIEK from the coding sequence ATGAAAAAGTTAAACATTCCGGGTCCAAAAGCTAAAGAGGTTTTGATAGACGACGAAAAATTTATTTCCCCCTACGGGCGACCTTCCTACAAAGCAGTTATTGAAAAAGGTAAAGGCGTATGGGTGTGGGATGTAGACGGTAATAAACTTCTTGATTTCTCAAGCGGTATAGCCGTTTGCTCCACAGGACACTGTCATCCCGAAGTCGTTAGAGCAATTGAAGAACAGGCTGAAACCTTACTCCATATTTCGGAAACCGATTTTTATTGCGCAATAAACGTAACTCTTGCTAAAAAACTGAGCCAGATAACTCCCGGGAAATTCGATAAAAGAATTTTCTTCTCTAATTCGGGAGCCGAAAGTATAGAAGCAGCAATGAAACTTGCAAGATGGTCAACAAAACGCCAGATGTTTCTTGCTTTTTATTCTTCTTTCCACGGCAGAACTTACGGCGCAATGTCGCTCACTTCCTCAAAGAAAACACAAAGAGAAGGATTTGGGCCTCTCGTACCGGGTGTAGTTCATGTTCATTATCCTTATTGTTATAGATGCCCGTTTAATTTGAAATATCCTGAATGTGATTTTTCTTGCATAAAATATATCGAAGATGAAGTCCTAAAAAGAGTAGCTCCTCCCCACGATGTTGCAGCTATGTTCGTTGAACCTATCCAGGGAGAAGGTGGCTATATAGTTCCACCCGATGGCTATCTCAAAAAATTAAAAGCATTGCTTGAAAAACATGGTATATTATACGTAGATGATGAAGTTCAGGCAGGTATCGGAAGAACCGGTAAAATGTTCGCAATTGAACACTGGGGTATTATACCTGACATAATTTGCAGCGCCAAAGCTCTGGCTTCCGGAATGCCAATAGGCGTAACAATTTCAAAACGTGAAATTATGGACTGGCCTAAAGGCGCGCATGCATCAACGTTCGGCGGAAACCCGGTTTCCTGCGCAGCTGCCCTCGCTACTCTGAAATTAATGGAAGATTCACTTGTTGAAAACGCAAGAGTTATGGGCGAATACTTTATGACCGAATTGAAAAAACTTGAAAAACAACACAGAATGATAGGTGATGTCCGAGGAAAAGGATTGATGCTTGCTTGCGAACTAGTAAGAGATAGAACTACAAAAGAAAAAGCCATCGAAGAAACCGATAAAGTTCTTGAAAAATGTTTTGAATACGGACTTATGGTACTCAGCTGCGGCGAAAATACAATCAGATTCATACCACCGTTAATCGTAACTAAAGAAGAAATTGATATCGCGCTGGATATATTTAGCACGGTATTAAAGGAAATAGAAAAATGA
- a CDS encoding DUF1015 domain-containing protein, with amino-acid sequence MAQIKPFKGIRYNKEKVKPADVVTQPYDKITPAMQADYYNKNPYNVVKLILNKEKDPYNDAKKHLTEWLQNDILTPQDNNPCIYPYFQEYATPKGGTKTRKGFIALLKLEDFSTKIVLPHERTLSGPKEDRLKLLRATEANMEQIFLLYPDAENSIMKLIDENIKNTTPLIDVCESYEKDVEHKVWKIDNQDVIAKIQKLMDPKSLLIADGHHRYETSLNYMKENPNAKYIMATFIAIEDPGLLILPTHRAMYGIKAENFIENAKEFFTVKECANKENLMSELDKAKSHSYGLYNGKFYFLTLKDESIIDKFVEKDRTDEYRKLDVTVLHSLIIEKMLGISKEAVARKENIEYLRGLEDGIKGIDNKKYSLFFILNPTKMKEVSLIANKQETMPQKSTDFYPKLISGLVINKL; translated from the coding sequence ATGGCTCAAATCAAACCATTCAAGGGAATACGATATAATAAAGAAAAAGTAAAACCCGCAGACGTAGTTACACAACCTTATGATAAAATAACTCCTGCAATGCAGGCAGATTACTATAATAAAAATCCTTATAATGTAGTTAAACTTATTCTAAATAAAGAAAAAGATCCTTATAATGATGCAAAAAAACATTTAACCGAATGGCTGCAAAATGACATTTTAACCCCGCAAGACAATAATCCTTGCATTTATCCTTATTTTCAGGAATATGCCACTCCAAAAGGCGGAACCAAAACAAGAAAAGGATTTATTGCGCTTCTGAAATTAGAAGACTTTTCAACTAAAATAGTCCTACCACACGAAAGAACTTTATCCGGTCCAAAAGAAGACAGATTAAAACTTCTCAGGGCAACGGAAGCAAATATGGAACAGATATTTTTACTTTATCCTGACGCTGAAAACAGCATAATGAAACTAATTGACGAAAACATTAAAAATACTACTCCTTTAATTGACGTTTGCGAATCTTATGAAAAAGACGTAGAACATAAAGTATGGAAAATAGATAACCAGGACGTGATTGCAAAAATACAAAAACTTATGGATCCGAAATCCTTGCTAATTGCAGACGGACATCATCGCTATGAAACTTCTCTTAATTATATGAAAGAAAATCCTAACGCGAAATATATAATGGCAACTTTTATCGCTATTGAAGACCCCGGCTTGTTAATACTCCCGACTCATAGAGCAATGTACGGAATAAAAGCGGAAAACTTCATAGAAAATGCAAAGGAATTCTTCACGGTCAAAGAATGCGCCAATAAAGAAAACCTGATGAGCGAACTCGATAAAGCCAAATCCCATAGTTACGGATTATATAACGGCAAATTTTATTTCCTTACGCTTAAAGATGAAAGTATCATAGATAAGTTTGTTGAAAAAGACAGAACCGACGAATACAGGAAATTAGACGTAACAGTTTTACATTCGTTAATCATAGAAAAAATGCTTGGCATTTCAAAAGAAGCTGTGGCAAGAAAAGAAAATATCGAATACTTAAGAGGCCTCGAAGATGGTATTAAAGGTATTGATAACAAAAAATACTCGTTATTCTTTATCTTGAATCCTACTAAAATGAAAGAGGTCAGCCTTATTGCAAATAAGCAGGAAACTATGCCGCAGAAATCTACGGACTTCTATCCTAAGCTCATTTCAGGGCTTGTAATCAATAAACTCTAA
- a CDS encoding FG-GAP-like repeat-containing protein, which translates to MKKLLITLTLIILPRILFAGPDIFIGCYCWRNTGNLTSLWAREQLWDIPYAPGGPYIHTSFCDLDNDGDFDAYVTGDVDTIIAFENTGSDTFPIWQSKSSWGVHPAGMSQIFWADFIDIDGDGKKDLSIAKHDTIKFYKNTGTTLFAWTREPIWDLPIQGNLNLAHTYTDLDNDKDYDVMVRIWGGTCEIKAFENTGTPTNPSWQEKPTWGITGRQSQPALGDLDGDNDADLICSGDYAAYVFAFENTGDSINPVWTQKLSWLTPDSSQFPANYPEFVDIDDHVAGVNENPKSIIKNPKLETFPNPLTTLTEIKYKLLKSAYVKIDIYNLAGRKSYTLVDGYRSAGRQTCRLSGNKVLTSGIYFISFSTDTHKESKKMIITR; encoded by the coding sequence ATGAAAAAGTTATTAATTACACTAACCTTAATCATTTTGCCCAGGATTTTATTTGCCGGACCGGATATATTCATCGGATGTTACTGTTGGCGAAATACAGGCAACCTGACTAGCTTATGGGCGAGGGAGCAATTATGGGATATTCCTTATGCCCCGGGAGGACCATACATTCATACAAGCTTCTGCGATCTGGACAACGATGGAGATTTTGACGCATACGTTACCGGAGACGTCGACACTATCATAGCTTTCGAAAACACAGGTTCAGATACTTTTCCTATCTGGCAGAGCAAATCATCATGGGGGGTCCACCCGGCAGGTATGTCACAAATATTTTGGGCTGATTTTATTGATATAGATGGGGATGGTAAAAAAGATTTAAGCATAGCAAAACACGATACTATCAAGTTCTATAAGAATACGGGAACGACATTGTTCGCATGGACAAGAGAACCTATTTGGGATCTGCCTATCCAGGGAAATCTTAACCTTGCACATACTTACACTGATCTGGATAATGATAAAGATTATGACGTTATGGTAAGAATTTGGGGAGGCACTTGCGAAATCAAGGCTTTTGAAAATACAGGAACTCCAACTAATCCATCATGGCAGGAAAAACCAACATGGGGCATTACGGGACGTCAATCACAGCCTGCACTTGGAGATTTGGATGGAGATAATGATGCCGACTTGATTTGTTCAGGCGATTATGCTGCATATGTATTTGCGTTTGAAAATACCGGAGATTCAATAAATCCGGTATGGACACAAAAATTAAGCTGGCTTACTCCCGACAGTTCTCAATTTCCGGCGAATTACCCAGAATTTGTAGATATTGACGATCACGTTGCGGGAGTGAATGAAAATCCCAAATCCATAATCAAAAATCCAAAATTAGAAACGTTTCCTAATCCCTTAACCACTCTTACTGAAATCAAATACAAATTGCTGAAATCTGCTTATGTAAAGATAGACATTTATAACTTAGCAGGAAGAAAAAGCTACACTCTTGTTGATGGATACCGGTCAGCAGGCAGACAAACCTGCCGATTATCCGGAAATAAAGTCCTCACTTCCGGTATTTATTTTATCAGTTTTTCCACAGATACACATAAAGAAAGTAAAAAAATGATTATAACGAGATAA
- a CDS encoding beta-ketoacyl-ACP synthase III, with translation MQAIKILATGSYLPPKVLTNFDLEKIVDTSDEWIRTRTGISERHIVDEKTATSDLAFEAAKIALDNAGLKPSDLDAIIVATASPDTIYPSTACWVQKKFNIPGIPAFDISAACSGFIYGLTISASLIESGKYKHILLCGAEVMSKVVNWEDRETCVLFGDGAGACIIGKSEDGASGIISSYLGADGTLGNLLIQPAGGTRMPASHETVDKRLHSVHMEGKEVFKHAVRTMGSTGERVLKEAGMTADDIDIYIPHQANMRIIEATCKRVKIPMSKTHIIIHKYGNVPAASIPLALDDAVRANKIKRGDIVLTTGFGAGFTWGGMIIKW, from the coding sequence ATGCAAGCGATAAAAATCCTCGCAACGGGTTCTTATCTTCCGCCGAAAGTCTTAACTAACTTCGATCTTGAAAAAATAGTTGATACTTCAGACGAATGGATAAGAACGAGAACAGGAATTTCCGAACGTCATATTGTAGATGAAAAGACGGCTACGTCTGACCTTGCATTTGAAGCTGCAAAAATAGCTCTTGATAATGCGGGATTGAAACCTTCTGACCTTGATGCGATTATAGTAGCTACTGCTTCTCCGGATACGATTTATCCTTCAACTGCCTGCTGGGTTCAGAAAAAATTTAACATTCCCGGGATACCTGCATTTGATATTTCTGCTGCCTGCTCGGGTTTTATTTATGGATTAACAATATCTGCTTCTTTGATAGAATCCGGTAAGTATAAACATATTTTACTTTGTGGTGCGGAAGTAATGTCAAAAGTAGTGAATTGGGAAGACCGTGAAACCTGTGTTTTATTTGGTGATGGAGCGGGCGCTTGTATTATTGGAAAATCAGAGGATGGGGCAAGTGGAATAATATCGTCCTATTTAGGAGCAGATGGAACACTTGGAAATTTACTTATTCAACCTGCCGGGGGCACAAGAATGCCTGCTTCTCATGAGACGGTAGATAAAAGACTTCACTCCGTTCATATGGAAGGAAAAGAAGTTTTTAAACATGCCGTTAGAACTATGGGCAGCACGGGAGAACGTGTTCTGAAAGAAGCGGGAATGACTGCAGATGATATTGATATTTATATTCCCCACCAGGCCAATATGCGTATAATTGAAGCTACCTGTAAAAGAGTAAAAATTCCTATGTCAAAAACACACATTATAATACATAAGTACGGGAATGTTCCTGCAGCATCAATTCCCCTTGCTCTTGATGATGCCGTTCGCGCTAATAAAATAAAAAGAGGCGATATAGTTCTTACGACAGGTTTTGGTGCCGGATTTACATGGGGTGGAATGATAATAAAGTGGTAA
- a CDS encoding 4Fe-4S binding protein, translated as MKIEINIDESLCKACGYCIEACPKKNLEFSPNINKSGYHPVRVIDKSKCTGCGMCYQVCPEIAIIVENES; from the coding sequence ATGAAAATAGAAATAAACATTGACGAATCTTTATGTAAGGCATGTGGATACTGTATAGAAGCATGTCCTAAAAAGAATCTTGAATTTAGTCCAAATATTAATAAAAGTGGCTATCATCCTGTACGAGTTATAGATAAATCTAAATGTACGGGTTGTGGTATGTGTTATCAAGTATGTCCTGAAATAGCAATAATTGTCGAAAATGAATCCTGA
- the vorB gene encoding 3-methyl-2-oxobutanoate dehydrogenase subunit VorB, translating into MNPDIIKYKTGEKILLKGNEAFAEGTVRAGCRFFAGYPITPQNEIPEYLSWRLFEVGGTFIQAESEVSAINMIYGAASCGARALTSSSGPGISLKQEGISYIASAELPFVYANVMRGGPGLGNIAPCQSDYFQATRGGGHGDYRIIVLAPDSAYEMGNFPKLAYDTAEKYRNPCMILADGLIGQMMEPLEFNFDFVNVDKLPVKDYVVGNCKGRDIRIINTLHMSTDILEKHNWDLYRKYEKIKSEFTLFEEKYTDDADIIIVAYGTAARISMAAIMKGREQGIKIGLLRPITLWPFPEKIISQLAQKVGKVLAVEMNTGQLVEDVQMAVNGKAEVYFYGRPGGNIPTGEEILGVAKEALKTKNVEPGKINVLNKL; encoded by the coding sequence ATGAATCCTGATATAATAAAATATAAAACAGGTGAAAAAATCCTGTTAAAAGGAAACGAAGCTTTTGCGGAAGGGACCGTTAGAGCCGGTTGTAGGTTTTTTGCAGGTTATCCAATAACTCCACAGAATGAAATTCCTGAATATCTCTCTTGGAGACTTTTTGAGGTCGGAGGAACGTTCATTCAGGCTGAATCCGAAGTGTCTGCCATAAATATGATATACGGCGCGGCTTCTTGCGGCGCAAGAGCATTAACTTCTTCGTCCGGTCCCGGGATAAGCTTAAAACAGGAAGGTATTTCTTATATAGCTTCTGCCGAGTTACCTTTCGTATATGCAAATGTAATGAGAGGGGGACCCGGTTTAGGAAACATTGCTCCGTGTCAAAGTGATTATTTTCAGGCTACTCGTGGTGGGGGACATGGTGATTACAGAATAATCGTTCTTGCTCCTGATTCTGCTTATGAAATGGGAAATTTTCCTAAACTTGCCTATGATACTGCAGAAAAATATCGTAATCCCTGTATGATTCTTGCGGATGGCTTGATTGGGCAAATGATGGAACCTCTGGAATTTAACTTTGATTTTGTGAATGTAGATAAATTACCTGTTAAAGATTATGTTGTTGGAAATTGTAAGGGAAGAGATATTCGAATTATAAATACTTTACATATGTCTACTGATATACTTGAAAAACATAATTGGGATCTTTATAGAAAATACGAAAAAATAAAATCCGAATTTACATTATTTGAAGAGAAATATACTGATGATGCAGATATAATTATAGTAGCTTACGGAACGGCAGCAAGAATTTCCATGGCGGCAATTATGAAGGGACGGGAACAAGGCATTAAAATAGGGCTTTTGAGACCAATAACGTTATGGCCGTTTCCCGAAAAGATCATAAGCCAATTAGCGCAAAAAGTGGGTAAAGTATTGGCTGTAGAAATGAATACAGGTCAACTTGTCGAAGACGTTCAAATGGCGGTTAATGGCAAAGCAGAAGTATATTTTTACGGTAGACCGGGAGGCAATATTCCGACCGGGGAAGAAATTCTTGGAGTAGCAAAAGAAGCATTAAAAACTAAAAATGTAGAACCCGGCAAAATCAATGTTTTAAATAAACTATGA
- a CDS encoding thiamine pyrophosphate-dependent enzyme, with amino-acid sequence MKREYKRPEGLSKTIMRYCPGCGHSIVHRIIGETIDELGIREKTIAIAPVGCSVFLYEYFNCDSVQVAHGRAPAVSTGIKRVNPELIVFSYQGDGDLAAIGTAELIHSATRGENFTIIFINNAIYGMTGGQQAPTTMPGQKTTTNPYGRDPKLAGYPIRVSEMVATLDGPVYIERTAVNKAVNVLKTKKAIKKAFQLQVEKKGFSLVEILAPCPTGWGISPLKACEYVDKVMIPYYPLGVYKDLTQVK; translated from the coding sequence ATGAAAAGGGAATATAAAAGACCTGAGGGCTTAAGTAAAACAATAATGCGTTACTGCCCGGGATGCGGGCACTCTATTGTTCATCGCATTATAGGTGAAACTATAGATGAACTTGGCATACGGGAAAAAACAATAGCCATAGCTCCGGTGGGATGTTCGGTTTTTCTTTACGAGTATTTTAATTGTGATTCGGTTCAGGTGGCTCATGGTAGGGCGCCTGCAGTATCTACGGGTATAAAAAGAGTAAATCCCGAACTTATTGTTTTCAGTTACCAGGGAGATGGTGATTTGGCCGCTATAGGGACGGCAGAATTAATACATTCTGCTACAAGAGGAGAAAATTTTACTATTATATTTATAAATAATGCTATTTACGGTATGACAGGTGGGCAGCAGGCTCCAACAACTATGCCGGGACAAAAAACAACAACAAATCCGTATGGAAGAGATCCGAAATTAGCCGGTTATCCTATAAGAGTATCCGAAATGGTTGCTACTCTTGATGGACCTGTATACATAGAAAGAACAGCCGTAAACAAGGCAGTTAATGTTTTGAAAACTAAAAAAGCAATAAAAAAAGCTTTTCAACTTCAAGTTGAAAAAAAAGGTTTTTCACTTGTTGAAATTCTTGCGCCTTGTCCTACGGGTTGGGGGATTTCACCATTAAAAGCCTGTGAATATGTAGATAAAGTAATGATTCCTTATTATCCTCTTGGTGTATATAAGGATTTAACTCAGGTAAAATAA
- a CDS encoding 2-oxoacid:acceptor oxidoreductase family protein, which translates to MKQEIILAGFGGQGVIKAGVLLAYAAMKENKRCTHFPSYGAEMRGGTANCSVIISDLLISSPVIGEADTVIAMNEPSLIKFEPRLKKGGLLIYNSSIIASKPKRSDIELLAVPANEIAESVGSAKSANMVVVGAYIAKTKIVSPESVKLSIPIVFPGKEAFLTINISAVDKGMAVVK; encoded by the coding sequence ATGAAACAGGAAATAATACTTGCTGGTTTTGGTGGGCAGGGAGTTATAAAAGCCGGTGTTTTATTGGCTTATGCGGCAATGAAAGAAAATAAGCGTTGCACGCATTTCCCGTCTTACGGAGCAGAAATGAGAGGCGGAACTGCTAATTGTTCCGTTATAATATCGGATTTGCTTATTTCATCTCCTGTGATTGGAGAAGCTGATACGGTTATTGCAATGAATGAGCCTTCTCTCATCAAATTTGAGCCTCGTTTGAAAAAGGGCGGATTGCTTATTTATAATTCATCCATTATTGCATCAAAACCCAAGCGTTCAGATATAGAACTTTTGGCTGTCCCTGCGAATGAAATTGCAGAAAGTGTTGGCTCTGCTAAATCTGCCAATATGGTAGTGGTAGGCGCGTATATAGCTAAAACAAAGATAGTTTCTCCTGAATCTGTAAAACTTTCTATCCCAATAGTCTTTCCTGGCAAAGAGGCATTTTTAACTATAAATATAAGTGCTGTTGATAAGGGAATGGCAGTTGTGAAATAA
- a CDS encoding DegT/DnrJ/EryC1/StrS family aminotransferase, giving the protein MGKKYFVPFGIPFITKEEIDEVVDALRSGWITTGPKTLELEEKLREYIGTKYSVIVSSCTAALHLALCAYDIKEGDEVITSPYTFVATTESILYTGAKPVFVDINKDTLNINPARIEKAITKRTKAIIPVHIAGHPCEMDEIMRIAKKHNLIVIEDAAHAFGTYYKDQKIGTIGDATCFSFYATKNLTTGEGGMITTNNKKIAEKIKLLRLHGMSKDAWKRYSKEGSWYYEILTTGYKYNISDIHSALGIQQLRKFEKMQKMREKCVNTYDKAFSKVKELQIPVIKDYSTRHAYHLYIIKIIPELLKIDKNKFIELLRTENIGVGVHFIPLHLMPFYKKQFGLKKGDFPNAEWAYERTISLPLYPGLTSEDIKYVIKKVKDITAKNSRRS; this is encoded by the coding sequence ATGGGGAAAAAGTATTTTGTTCCTTTTGGGATACCTTTTATTACAAAAGAAGAAATAGATGAAGTTGTAGATGCTTTACGTTCAGGATGGATAACCACAGGTCCCAAAACCCTTGAATTAGAAGAAAAACTAAGAGAATATATAGGCACCAAATATTCCGTAATCGTTAGTTCCTGCACAGCTGCATTACACTTGGCATTATGTGCTTATGATATAAAAGAAGGAGACGAAGTAATCACAAGTCCATATACTTTCGTAGCAACCACAGAATCTATTCTTTATACGGGAGCAAAACCGGTTTTTGTAGATATTAATAAGGACACCCTCAATATTAACCCTGCAAGAATAGAAAAAGCAATAACAAAAAGAACAAAAGCTATTATCCCGGTTCATATCGCAGGACATCCTTGCGAGATGGACGAAATAATGAGAATAGCAAAAAAACATAATTTAATAGTTATTGAAGATGCCGCTCATGCATTCGGAACATACTACAAAGATCAAAAAATAGGCACCATAGGAGATGCAACCTGTTTCAGTTTTTATGCAACAAAAAACCTGACTACTGGTGAAGGCGGAATGATAACTACCAATAATAAAAAAATAGCAGAAAAAATAAAACTTTTAAGACTTCACGGTATGAGCAAGGATGCATGGAAAAGATATAGTAAAGAAGGTTCATGGTACTATGAAATACTTACCACCGGTTATAAATATAATATTAGCGATATTCATTCTGCGTTAGGCATACAACAACTCAGAAAATTTGAGAAGATGCAAAAAATGAGAGAAAAATGTGTAAATACTTATGATAAAGCATTCTCAAAAGTAAAGGAACTGCAAATACCCGTTATAAAAGATTATTCCACTAGGCATGCATATCATCTTTATATTATAAAAATTATTCCGGAATTGTTAAAAATAGACAAAAATAAATTCATTGAACTATTGAGAACTGAAAACATCGGAGTAGGAGTTCATTTTATACCGTTACATCTTATGCCTTTCTATAAAAAACAATTTGGATTAAAAAAAGGAGATTTTCCTAATGCAGAATGGGCGTATGAACGAACAATTTCTTTACCTCTCTATCCCGGTCTTACCTCTGAAGATATTAAGTATGTTATCAAAAAGGTAAAAGATATCACCGCAAAAAATTCTAGGAGAAGTTAA